AAGGCCGAGAGCTAAATACCAAGACTTTGGAGACGTAGGCGCACTTCGTTAAATGGTTCGTGCATGTTTGTTGCCAATGGCAATAAGGCTGAGTTGGTAAGAAAAACCATATTCATTAGTTGTACCTTCTCTTTGTGGTATTACACAACCTGCTTGTGTTTTTTTGTTTAAAAGTGAAAAGTCTGAATGATAATTGACTATGTTCAACTATTTTTGCAACAATAACCTATAAACTATTGTTTTCAAATCACAACAATAATCATTTCCTGGATTAAAAAGGTTGTACTTCTCTCAACCTACGAATACACTTGTCGTATTCGGGTTCATCTTTATGTCACAATATTAGAACTTATGACGAGGCCGGGTTTGTATAGAATTCGACCTATCAATCCGCAAACATGACATGTTTAACAACCCCACTCCATATGGTTTGAATATGCAATTAAATCACACGACATAAAATGATATTAATCTATTATACATGTTCTATTTGTTTACacctttatttttatattttcccATCTGTTTCTGTTACTTTTCTTTGTATTTTTTGAAGGAAGCTTCATCATATCCTGCAAAAATTTTTGTTGAAATTACatatttatgtttaaaaaaagtgACAAAAAGAATTGCTTATGCGCATCCGGGGAATCGAACCCCGGTCAGTACCGTGGGAGGGTACTATGATACCACTACACTAGATGCGCTTTTTGTTTTACTCTCCATATAGTAATTGTATTATCCAGTAAAACGTTTAATTGTATTACAATATTTTGTTTCGTTTAGACAAATtacgtgttttttttttttttttttcccaaTTTATTGATTAAACCAGTAAAGTTTTTGCCTTGTATGTTCACTTATTTTATTTATATGGAAACAAAATATTTAACCACTTAAAAAATTTATAAAGTGAGTTGTTTAAGATAAAAAgtcgtttattttatttatgtatagtgcaacttagttttttttaagagtaaactgccattttggtccttgtggtttggtcacttttgccactttagtccaaaactcaaaccttttgcatctaggtccctgtggtttcagttttattgccattttggtccaaaaatgaaaccaggtcatatttgtcttataaaatcctgctattttgtccttttcctttggggcaaaatggtcatttctttttttataaataaataccagattttataagacaaatatgacctgatttgcccctgaggaaaatgacaaaattgcagaattttataagacaaatatgacctgatttcatttttggaccaaaatggcaataaaactgaaaccacagggacccagatgcaaaaggtttgagttttggactaaaatggcaaaagtgaccaaacctcagagaccaaaatggcagtttactctttttttaaaaaaaaaaatatgctcCGTTTGGTACGAACCAAACTATTCGAGAAAGTGCACACAACATATGCTCCGCCTGGTAGCATTTGAATACTTGAGAAACTGCACACAACATTGAACATGCAATGCTTTCAGTTATAagataaattaataaataaactaaaCTTAAAAAAAGTAATAATACTTCTTTAGTGATCTCTTCACATTTACAGAGTAGCATTTGCTGTTTAGCTGCTGCTGCTGAATCTTTCTCACTGAGTTGATCTTTTCATTAATAGCAGCTCCTTTTCACAAgtagaaaaaataaataaataaaaacgaaCGCTTTTCGTTATAGAAGTATGAAACATATGTACCTCTGCAACAAGAGTTTTAACATCCTGTTGCCTTAGTAAATATATAACTTTACGGGTTAAGTTATAATacaaagtatttaaaaataagaaaGGTAATAAGCCACcagagagtgacaagtgtcctatGAGGAATTAAATggaaagggtaattttgtctacaagaggaaagagaatatgcacatgcaagtcacatgttaTTTTCCCCCCAATTTTTAAACGtccgtaacttttttatacatcatttgttttaaaaaaaaattatgccataaaatcgagcgttttttttttatctttaatatgagtatcatattgttatatttttcaaaaaaaaattcaaaaacccagttacatattacacaatggacatgatgtaaaacacaatgtaaagtagatcaaaaacacaatcaatgacaacagataaagacacaatggacaacatactaaaacacaatgaccataacgtataacacaatggcgataacatataacacaataagtatcagactaaataaaaagacaattgatgacaacagacaaaagacacaattaatgacagcagataaaagacacaatggagagcagatgaagacacaatggaaaacaaactaaaaacacaatacacaacaaacaaaaacacaatgaacaaagataataaaaaaattgaacaaattattaaaacacaatggaaaacatattaaaacacaatgaataatatattaaacacaatgacctgaactaataacacaatttatagaaaacccagatataacaccatcttcatttgtcatatattgtgttatatgttcttataaaaacgcaatggatagaacccaaattaacattgtgttataggttttgataataacacaatggacatgatgtaaaacacaatgtaaagtagatcaaaaacacaatcaatgacaacatataaagacacaatggacaacatactaaaacacaatgaccataacgtataacacaatggcgataacatataacacaataagtatcagactaaataaaaacacaattgatgataacagataaaagacacaattaatgacaacagataaaagacacaagagagcagataaagacacaatgaaaaacaaactaaaaacacaatacacaacaaactaaaacacaatgaacaaagataataaaaaaaaattgaacaaattattaaaacacaatggacaacatattaaaacactatgaataatatattaaacacaatgatctgaactaataacacaatttataaaAAACCcatatataacaccatcttcattgtgtcatttattgtgttataggttcttataaaaacgcaatggatagaacccaaattaacattgtgttataggttttgataataacacaatggacatgatgtaaaacacaatgtaaagtagatcaaaaacacaatcaatgacaacatataaagacacaatggacaacatactaaaacacaatgaccataacgtataacacaatggcgataacatataacacaataagtatcagactaaataaaaacacaattcatgacaacagataaaagacacaattaatgacaacagataaaagacacaatggagagcagatgaagacacaatggaaaacaaactaaaaacacaatacacaacaaactaaaacacaatgaacaaagataataaaaaaaattgaacaaattattaaaacacaatggacaacatattaaaacacaatgaataacatattaaacacaatgacctgaactaataacacaatttataaaAAACCcatatataacaccatcttcattgtgtcatttattgtgttataggttcttataaaaacgcaatggatagaacccaaattaacattgtgttataggttttgataataacacaatgtatagaaactgtactgaccaaaacccagttaaaagacacaatgacctgaacttttaacacaatgcaaaaaaaaaaaaaaaaaaaaaaaaaaacccagtaaaaatgaaattttttattttatttttatatgataatatggtactcatattaaagataaaaaaaacgctcgttattatgatgaaatttaaaaaaaaaaatatcgtatgaaaaagttatggatGTTTTAAATCGATGGGGGAATTGGCATGTGAAGAGAGAAAATCAATAAATATAGGATTCCCGTTATGCCCTTCTATTATCTTCCTTTCCCTATAACTAATCTCAACACTCCAAATCCAAGATCAATGGACTAAAATCCTTTttacccttcttatttattttatcttttgtatttgatcctaacccATAACTTTAAAGTAAAACTAAACATGGAAATATGAACCGGTTAGAGGGTCATTTGTGATCATTTAAATAAGCATAAAAGATTGACCGGTTTGAGATATAAACACAGCCAAATTGACCAATTTATAAATGAGTCAAAATTGACACCTAAACCAAGTTAAAATTACATAACCTGCTCTTGTAATGCCTGCCTGCATTAGCTTCAAATGCTTGCTTGCTTGTTCATTTTCTTGCTAGCCTGAATgaaaacatacatacacacaaagaTTTCATTATCTTTTACCTTAACTAAATAAGCAAGCACATTGGTATTTCTGTCTAATTGCAATTGGAACATAATCATGCATACAAGCTTTCTGAGCTACGGTAATGTCGTTTTTGATGTAATATTTTATACCTTGGGACCATTTTAGAATTTTTACCAAACAACGGTGACTAAGTAAGCTAAATGAGGCTTTCTCGTTGAAATTAATACCTAACTACTCTTTTAACTAAAAAGGAAGATGTCTAACAATGTACATGAACCAAACTTTAAATTTATGAAACTTTCATCAAGTCTTGTAAAAACGTTCGATCTGACATATAGATGTATTTCAACAATATAACGATCTCATATGGTTAATTATTGCCTCTTCTATTCATACACAGCAAATAGCATGCAAATGAGAAATTGTACGTATATATACATGTAGTGCGTTATGGACAATTTTGGAACACAGACAGACTGGCATTTTCTTGAGCACTTTGTTTGTACCAAAGCAAACTCAGCACTAGAAATCTgtacactacaaaaaaaatgcCATTCAGTGACACACAAAAAGTGCCACAAAATCCATAAAAGTGCCACTAAAGACTCCTTAAGAAATGAGTGGCACACAAAAAAAGTGTCACTAGAAGCAGTGCCACTAAAAGcctttagtggcactttttaGTGTGCCTCTATAATTTTTTTAGTTATTAGTGGCACTTTTCTTTTAGCcacaatataaaaaaataaaacttttgtggCACAATTTTTATGCCAGTAAAAACTATTCCCAGtaatatatctatactacttttagtgacacataaTTTTTTGCCACAAAATAAAATGCCACTACAAACATTTATCATATTAATTTCATTAATTTAGTTGTTATTTATTTACCATATAATATagaaataaaaatgaaaacatgTAGAAAAATAATAATGTCATAATTTCAACTAAAAGTTGGATCCAAAACATACTGTAAATCTTAGCAAACAAATGAATGTCTACAAAAGAAGTCAAAACGTTCTTTCGATACGAATCATACTCTAAAAAAAACTTAGTTCCAAGCAATCCACTAATCTTGTTATCTCTATTCCTCCAAGGCTTCACATGTTTTCAGCTCTGTCATCAATATCGTCACTTCTTGAAGATGATAATTCGTTGCTAGGTAACGAGTTCCTAGGAGCCGAAGAACCAACGCGAGGGACCTAAAAAATTTAAATGAGAATAAATGCCAATacaaagatatatatatatatatatatatgtgtgtgtgtgtgtgtgtgtgtgtgtgcatgtAAAAGACCACATAGTAGTACATGTATGTAAGTACCTGTATGTTTATATTGCTAAGAACTGTAGGCTACTAATCGAACATACCCTCTTTTCTCTGGGCCTTTAACTTTTGAGTATTCATCATTTGTAAAACCATGCGTATGGGTTTGCTTGCAGAGTCATTTGCAATAGCTTTTAGTGAAGCCTAAATACATAATAATATAAGTAAGCTTATAAAAAAAGTGAACATGCACATGAAAtgtaaaaatattttaatgcATAAAAATACATTACCACAACGTTAGCTGCTTTATCATCAACAAAACTTTCGTCTTTACGAATGCGAGTTGTTATTATATACATTTCTCCTCGGGTCGAGTATACACCATCATTCTTCGTTGCCTATAATTTATGCTTAATGATTAGTAAAAGAAATGAAAAActaaattttataataatatgTCAAAATAACTAGAATAATACCACTTCATGAGCAAGTCTAGCAAACAACTTTGTCCCGGTTACATGAGGATCCTTCATCTTTGAGCGGCTCAATCTTTTTGCAGCGCATGTAGTCTATAGTAAATGGTAATTTAACACATGATAGGATTTCTTTCATCTAGTTTCAGAATTATATATATTGCATAAGAAATAAAATTTACATATCATTGTTACCTGAAATTTCGGAGTGAACCAACGAGTAACAAGTTCTTTAAATTGAGTTGGATTCACTCTATCGTCATTATTAGTTTGTTGCGTCACAATTTCGTCAATAGTAAGGCTTGGATCATATCCCCGTGACTTTAATAAACCTTTCCACGTTCTCCATTTTTCCCCATTTTTTGGAATATCCATTCTTTAACCTGACCTGTTTCATCTGGATGAATAGCAAATTTGGACTACaaaaaaattacatatatatTAGCGTATACCTcttaacttaatgaatggatgcaTATCATGTTTGATAAAAGACATAACTTAACAAGTGAATACATATCCTCTTTATTTTTCATGGGAACTTTTCTCCAGTCAGAATGCTCAATTGATACATGATCAGCCATCCTCACAAGTGTCCCAAGATACTGAACAAGTTCTTTGCCTTCTTCCCCCACTGGTTGTCCAAAGTCGTTAAATGTGACGGCTATTCTTTCAGCAGTATTCATTTTCCATATTTCGGCCTTTTAGGTATGACCTCTAACCTTTTTGGGAGCACCTAAACAAGTTTCGATAAAATaagacaaataaaaaaaacattatatgTATTATCATCTTCATGAAGTCACAAAAATAATAATGCATATACCGTTAAATGTTCaaaaaaacttatatatattttaaatcagAACCTGTTGCTTTATCTTTTTCAGGGTCGTGCAATTGTTCTTGATCATTGTGTTCATCTTCAGAATAATTGTGATCTACCATTTGTATTTCGTCTATGTCTTTATATGCGTCATCTACTTCCATATCCACTGTGTTACCTTCTTAAAGCATAGAAGACAAAAGGTACTTTTGATTGAATAAAGTTTAAgattaacaaaataataccttgaaATATTTCCTCGTCCTCGTCGTGATCCTCATCAACAAGAATCATCCTTCTATTTGCTCCTGCTTTATTCGGTTTTGTTGCATTTGAAGTAGATGGAACCTTTTGAGAGACATTTGGAGCAAGCACCCGGCGTAGTTTCGTGAGATTAGCAGCTCTATTCATGGACATTGGTGGAATATATTGTGAACGGTGTCGCTAAAACATATTTATTTTTCGTTAGAAAAcaagtttatataaaataaaataaacaaagtttGAATAATCAAATTACCTTTTTGGGTACTCTAACACTTCTACCAACTTGTTGGTTATCTTCCACAATCATCACCTGGATTTGGAATATAGTCTACATCCCCCGCATGAGTGTTCTTCTTCACTGTTTTTTCTTCATTTTGTTACTGTCTACCAGACTTTCCATAGAGTCCACAATGTTTTTAACTCCAAATTCTCGTAGTCTTTTTTGGTTCTCCTGAATCCTCGCTAGTCTAGCTTCCAAATACTCATTTCCTTTTCCTGtcaaagtcaaaaagtcaaaaagTAACCAATGAGAAGAAGAAAACAAACAATAAATCAAAGAATTTGGATAATTTGCATTAGTACCATGTGCATCATGAGAATTTGATTGATAATCTTGCATTTTACTAATGTCTGTAGAAGTGATGCGTAGTTGTTTGCGCCTACCCATACTGTTTATTCAAAAACATATAATACAATATcaatatttaatatataatattagaataacatgcaagaaacaaagaaaaaaaagaaatacAAGTATCCTAAATATAATACAACTGTGAACAGTGTGATATGTGTGATCGCAATAGGGTTCTGTGTTGAATCCGATCAAAGGTAGTTTTGAGTGAACAGGTTCTGTGTGAATCAATCCAGAAAGAAGAAAAAAAGGAAGGCTGATCTATGTGATCGAGAGAGGAAATCAAAGGCAGAAAAAGGATTTTAGGTGAACAGATGATCTGAGTCACGATGAGAATGAAATTTGGAGTTAAGTCGGATCTGTGTGAAGTGATCGAGCAAGTATGAATTGAAATTTGGAGTCACGATGAGAATGAATATCAAGTAAAAAACGAAAAGGTTAAGAAAGGTAGCTGTGCAGCAACTGATGGTCCGAAAGGCTGCAATTGATGGCTTGTAAAGTGGTGATCAGCAAGAGGCATACCGGTGTGATTCGAGAGCTGAACTGGGTCTGTTTCGGGGCTGCATCGATGATGAAACAATACCAATGGCACTGGTATCGGGCTGCTAAAACGGGTGAGCAAAAGAACATGAAGAGCAGGAGTTAAGTCGGATCTGTGTGAAGTGATCGCGCAAGTATGAATTTCGAGTCGGAACAAGGAACCTGTGTGGTTTTATCAAGGAGCAAGAAACGGATCAAGCTCAAGAATAAGGGGGTGAGTGTAGGTTAATCTTGACGGGTTTTAATATAGGTTTTCGGGTACCGGAAATGGAGCCTCGTCATCGGATACGGGTCAAACGAATCAGCAGAAAAGTTATTTATGTCACATGGATATGTTTTTATTTGGTCAAATAGTGGGTCTTGAGTCATGGTTAGTGTTCCTAAATCCTGATTTGTAGGAGTGCTGGTTAGTTAGTTTCCTTCATTTACGTAGctaaatgtgtgtgtatatgtttgGTTTGGCAATGAATAAAAGTGTGCGTTTTGAGCAGtaaaataaatctattttcatgAGTTTTTATTTGTGTGTGGTTGAAGCTTGAAACCCAACATCGAGGAAGAACGCATCAGTAGTAGCTGCTGAGAAAATAAACACCCAACAGCAACATTGGGCCGTCTGGTGGAACTGCCAGAGCAATCCAGAATCTAGTTCAGAGCTGGATGAATTTCAGCAGTGTACCAGCTTAATTTACAACTTCATTCTCTCGGATCACAGCAGCGATAGATGGAGCTGGGGCCTGGAATTGGATGGTGCCTTTTCAGTGAAATCATGCAGAGCACTTTTGTTCAGGTTCGCGGTCCCTTTCTTCCCAATCGACTGGGTCAAGGTGAGTCTTTGGTGTAAAATCCCACAAGTGTTCGCCTTTCACAACCAAGGACCTATTGAAGATACCCAGCTTATGCGAAGTAAAGAAAAAAAGTGGTTCAAGGAATAATAAGGGTGACATGTTGGGCAATATGGAAGAGTCGGAACGAACAATTTTTGTTGGAAACGGGTGGCAATTGATCAAATATTTGGGGAGATACAAGGCACAAGCTTCAGCATTCCTTAGAAACCACATAGACTAAAAAGGTGAAATTTTGTTAAACTAAAATTACTTAGACC
This is a stretch of genomic DNA from Helianthus annuus cultivar XRQ/B chromosome 16, HanXRQr2.0-SUNRISE, whole genome shotgun sequence. It encodes these proteins:
- the LOC110917308 gene encoding uncharacterized protein LOC110917308, whose product is MDIPKNGEKWRTWKGLLKSRGYDPSLTIDEIVTQQTNNDDRVNPTQFKELVTRWFTPKFQTTCAAKRLSRSKMKDPHVTGTKLFARLAHEVATKNDGVYSTRGEMYIITTRIRKDESFVDDKAANVVASLKAIANDSASKPIRMVLQMMNTQKLKAQRKEGMFD